The Amphiura filiformis chromosome 13, Afil_fr2py, whole genome shotgun sequence genome segment accccattaatgacctttgaccccaattctgtgtgcaaggtatgggcactgggtaaagtcgatgcacatgtgtaagtgacgtcattgtgctatgtaatatgtggcagaagaagcattttgaaggtattttgttatataccggtaatgcccccttaatgacctttgaccccaattctgtttgcaccctatgggcactggacatAGCCAATACAcctgtgcaagttacgtaattgtagggtgtaccatgtaggaggagaagcaatttgaagttattgccagaaagaagaagaagcagaaagatccgatagcaaaacagtacctagctcggggggttgaaaaccccccagctaggtaagaaagaattagagtaagacagaacaagccgacgttcgtcgtcggcttgtaacgaAATAATGTAAATGTCAACGTGAATCATTCCGTATATTGATGAGCAATAAGCCATACCTTCCAATTACATTGACTGTGGAGGGTGTACTGTTGTTTCGTTCATAACCAGTATTGGCATTGTAGCCAGTAGCCTCTTTAAAAATCTCCTAAACACTTCACGGAGTATATAGGGATGACGTATAGGGATCTGATATTCGCCACTATGCGGAAATTACGACGGACAATATTAGATGCGTAAAATATCTGTTTTTATTTGGTCTGAGATGTAGTAAACGCCAATTCCGGTCATGGTACTGCTAATTACAATCATTATGAGTTCAGCTGCAACACAACGCCACGGTTTCCTTACGGACCGTCGTTTGCCGTCTGATTTTTGTGCATCAAAATCATTTCCTATAAATAACGACAAAACCATGGGCAAACTAATATTTTACAGATCATCAGTTTACTTTTAATGACCGTTTATTGAGTTATTTAACAAATTGAGCCAGTATTGTACCTAAACGCAGTGACACACTGGCAAAtccatgtattttttttattagagCCGTATACTTTAGAAAAAACAGAGGAGCGTATACTAGTACCTTCAACTGACATGCAATCGGGCTTTAAAAATGACAGTTAATACTCAAAATAATAAAGTCTTGTTATAGGATATAAGAGTTGGGAAGTTTGGGAACATAATTTATCCGCTAAATTATCTCAAAAACATTGTTCAGGAATGGATTCCTATCGGGTCATATTCCTTGCTATCATTTGAAATGTCTTGGAAATGTAACTGTAAAAGAAATCATACCCAATAGTTTCCAGTAAAGAgggtgatatttttaaatttttgccgAATAATTCCAAGAAATGTCCTAAACTGAGGAATTAAAGTTACCGTTTTTTGTATCCTGTTTTCCAATATCGCAGGGCTGGATAGGCTTGAATGTAGTATCGACAGAAACACTTGGTATTTCATCGTAGGTACTATCCTGTTTGTTTATCTGCGGAATATCTTTGAAATATTCATGTTCAATGTCCGCATCAGTTTCGCATATGCTATCATCCTGACTGTTAATCTGCACAATGTGTCTGCAATATGTATGTTCAATGTCCGCGTCATCTTTCCAAGAATTCATCCTAAATGCATAAAAGTCCATTTTATCGCTTGCAGATCTGGAACATAAATATTCAAACATAGACTCAAATATACCAGAACTGTACAACAGAAATGAAGCTTAGATTAGGAACATTCTCAAATTGTCAAGCTTGCAGTTTTTAGAGCTGACTCGGAAGAGCGTGTGTTTATAATAATGCAAGGACCACGGACTGAAGATAGACAGAGATGCACAATGGCATCTAAACGTAGGGGCGGATGAGTTGCCTTCTTCTTTCAAAATTCTGGATCCACCCTTACCCAAAACACACAATAATGTATTATAATAATACTACCAATGACCATTGTTCAAATacgggtaattgtattacaaatctgtaaagtgcattggaagcagaatttatttctgcacattttgacacctcatttgtagcaattgactaaatattgacgtcacaacgTATATTtgaatcaatgtagcccaagatttgaaagttgcagtaaattctattgagtTTGCATTcattgtaatggaaggaaatctgtgtaatgatctgagtgtttttgtattgtaaaaatttgtatgtaagtgctactttcaaatctggaccttactacattaaattgatcggtgttttattgttttctaggctatcgtatcaaatgaggtgtcaaaatgcgcagaaataaattctgcttccaacgcattttacagatttgtaatataatagcccctttttgaataatggccattatttaagggggtagttacttttttgagatgtttacttgcTCAACGATATTATATTGACAAACCCTTACCTTAGCTACGTTCACCAAAAAAAATGTCAGAACATAGATAATCAAGTCATATTCAAGCCTTTGAGATCCATGAATTGTTGTCCCACTCGCTTAATTCGTGAGAAGTGTGATATATATCGCATAATTGAGTTCCTCAGCCCAGCTTCTTGAATCCAGCTATTTGAATATCCTATTAACTGAAACAATTAGTAATTGTATTTTTCAACTTAAAATGAAAAGTTTGCCTGTGCTGTTTCGCAAACAATGCTTCTGTTTACGATCGCTTTCGAATCTATTCACGTTTTTCGATGTAGCAATATTTTGGTATTTTAGCAGGGGTCATATTTGTTCAGTTTTAGCCTTTGATTGAAACTTTTTAATATTAATAGGAAAAGGAAACGAGGAAGCCAATACTGGCATTTGTATTCTAATAAATCTTGTAGCTCTTGAGTTAACACCAATAATATTATCAAAGCGAATTTTTGTTGGTGATTCCCCCCTCCCGTGTAAATCATGCACGTGGTGCGAAAATGACACCCTTATATCGAACCATGGAAATGAATAAAATTATTGTGTAGCTAGTGTATTACAGTATTTATTCCTAAAAGCAGCATTTCTGGTAAAACCAAAAACGGACACAcatgaggaatggtatgggtcATATAACGGCCTTTATGCGAGTACTAGGCTACTGTTTTTGGTAAGCTAGCATGATATGTTAGTCATCCTAGATCATCTTAGACGGCTAGCTGGCATTAATAAACTGAAATTAATAAATATGAACTTATACCTTTCCAACCAATGAAcctcaaatgtattttggttctGTTTCACTACCGTGCAGTGTTTGGTTAGTGAATATGTTGATATGTCAGAACACAAACGGAAAAGATGACTTGAAACGGGATTCGAAAGTTATCTGTAGCCAGAAGTATAATCTACAAAACAACTAAAGTAAACTTTTTATTTGAAGTGTTAATAATCATTGTAAATCGTTTAGACAGTATTATAAAATTCAAGGATGCTTCTGAAGTAGGTGTAACGACTCTCAAATAGTGGATTGTTTTTAAGTTTAACACTATAAAGGTTCTTAGATCAGCAGAGTGGATTACTTGAAGTGATCGCAAGCAAGTATGTGCTTTGCATTGGTTCTATGCAATTATATGTTGAACAAAACACAACAAAGTTGACAAATAGATGTATCAGTCACACATCTTGTAATTTCGGgcattttctttcatttcatgaaTCGCACAAGACCTGCTGAATAGTCCAGTAATATTCCCCTTGAGCTCCCATAGAATCTTAGCCAAACCGAGGTCACCAGATGTGCTTTCAATTAAAATTCTGCCATGCAAGTTTGAATAAAACTAAAGGTTAAAAGccccgtaaataaattcatcggTATTGTCCATAATACATTATTTACAAAAGTActggtgtacaaatccaaaagtatttcggtatcatcatcatcatcatcggctgccCATCGAGTTCGATGAAGGCACAGTTGTCGTTTTTCTCCATCCTTCAAGGTACTTCTCCTTTCGCTTCCGCTCCACTGTTTTCCCAGCATCGTGGATCTTCTTCCTCCAATCACTAGCTTTCGTCTCCCATGTATCAACATCCATGTCAGCTGTGTTCAGATGACGCTTCACAACATCTCTATACCGAAGTTTCTGTCCATCACAttttctctttccttctgtgAGTTCAGCATACATCACAGCTTTCGGTAGTCTTTCATCAGGCATCCTCACGACATGACCGGCCCAGCGCAGTTGGCTTTTCACTAGGATGGCTTCTACGCTCTCCATTTTGGCTCTCTGAAGCACCTCTCCATTAGGGACTCGGTCCTGCcatgttattcccatgatacatctaAGGTGGCGAAGTTGAACGGAAGTTAACTTCTTGATGTGTCTCCGATAGAGTGTGTAGGTCTCAGTAGAATACAGGAGACAGGGTAGGACAAACACATGATACAGTTTACATTTGGTCGCAAGTCTTATACCACGCTGGGACCAAACTCTTTTGTCCAGAGATCCAAAGGCACTGGTGGCACAGATCGACGGAATTGTCCATGGAAATCACACTCCCCAGGTAGGTGAAATTGGTGACCGATTTGACAGGTTCCCCATGTATGTAGATATCAGGATCTTGGTGCTGAGTTCCTGGAGCAGGTTGGAAAATGACCTCAGTTTTACTGATGTTGATTGTAAGGCCAAATGCAACTGATGCAGTCACAAAACAGCTGCAGCTTCAATTGAGCTACCAGGGCGGTGTCGTCAGCATATAGAAGCTCTTGCACACAGACTTC includes the following:
- the LOC140167736 gene encoding uncharacterized protein, yielding MGITWQDRVPNGEVLQRAKMESVEAILVKSQLRWAGHVVRMPDERLPKAVMYAELTEGKRKCDGQKLRYRDVVKRHLNTADMDVDTWETKASDWRKKIHDAGKTVERKRKEKYLEGWRKTTTVPSSNSMGSR